One window of Mus caroli chromosome 11, CAROLI_EIJ_v1.1, whole genome shotgun sequence genomic DNA carries:
- the Pgam2 gene encoding phosphoglycerate mutase 2, with translation MTTHRLVMVRHGESSWNQENRFCGWFDAELSEKGAEEAKRGATAIKDAKIEFDICYTSVLKRAIRTLWTILDVTDQMWVPVVRTWRLNERHYGGLTGLNKAETAAKHGEEQVKIWRRSFDTPPPPMDEKHNYYTSISKDRRYAGLKPGELPTCESLKDTIARALPFWNEEIAPKIKAGQRVLIAAHGNSLRGIVKHLEGMSDQAIMELNLPTGIPIVYELDQNLKPTKPMRFLGDEETVRKAMEAVAAQGKAK, from the exons ATGACCACCCACCGCCTAGTAATGGTTCGCCACGGTGAGAGCTCATGGAACCAAGAGAACCGTTTCTGTGGCTGGTTTGATGCAGAGCTGAGTgagaagggagcagaggaggCCAAGCGGGGGGCCACCGCTATCAAAGATGCCAAGATAGAGTTTGACATCTGCTACACGTCGGTGCTGAAGCGGGCTATCCGCACCCTTTGGACCATCTTGGATGTTACGGACCAAATGTGGGTGCCTGTGGTGCGTACCTGGCGCCTCAATGAGCGGCACTATGGTGGCCTCACAGGCCTCAATAAGGCTGAGACGGCTGCAAAGCACGGGGAGGAGCAGGTGAAGATCTGGAGGCGTTCCTTTGACACCCCCCCACCACCCATGGATGAGAAACACAACTACTACACCTCCATCAGCAAG GACCGCCGCTATGCAGGCTTGAAGCCTGGGGAGCTGCCTACCTGTGAGAGTCTCAAGGACACCATTGCCCGGGCCTTGCCCTTCTGGAATGAGGAGATCGCACCTAAGATTAAGGCTGGCCAGAGAGTGCTTATTGCAGCCCATGGGAACAGCCTTCGGGGCATTGTGAAACATCTGGAAG GGATGTCAGACCAGGCCATCATGGAACTGAACCTGCCCACTGGAATCCCCATTGTGTATGAGCTGGACCAGAATCTGAAGCCCACCAAGCCCATGAGGTTCCTGGGAGACGAAGAGACAGTTCGGAAGGCCATGGAAGCTGTTGCTGCCCAGGGAAAGGCAAAGTGA